The following proteins come from a genomic window of Streptomyces sp. GS7:
- a CDS encoding multicopper oxidase family protein: MDSLPTHSRRALLGAGIAVAGSGLLAASSSAASRPGPHDRHDGHDRHGDHGDHGSNRAGYVDPRGPEVSAAEARRGSGPVRTLHVNARKSRIDIGSRTVDTWTYGDRLPGKEVRITAGDTLAVTLFNDLPQSTTLHWHGMHLRNDMDGVPDVTQRAVRPGGSYLYSFRVTQPGTYWMHPHVGVQQDRGLYAPLIVEDPKEPLSYDKEWVVVLDDWLDGVDGSNPDNVLKELNHGRDPMHGMNGDDGDGDGGSHDGGHGHGAGHDGHGHDHGSDHGHRHDGHGHGRGEHGRHGDHSGRDDRYDRDDRYDRYDRGDWMPDPSPVDMEELSEAFRRGMDYSRAGLDMGFMGADGFPYDDRFTEERASRGAFRQQRGPGPGHGGPPSRLLDDKARSTLLRSMPGNIDYPYHLINGRTNRHPETFHARPGDRIRIRFINAGGDTAYRVALGDHDMTITHTDGNPVEHARAGALLIGMAERYDVVVTAKDGVFPLVALAEGKSRHALAVLRTANGRDPDDRYRLRELDGHVMTADKLRAHESVRARSRRPDRTLNMRLTGNMLRFNWAINGRPYTPSQRYPVEQGERVRLEFRNLTKMWHPVHLHGHSFRLPDGGPLKDTTIVRPDENIAVDFDADNPGLWMLHCHNIYHSESGMMTVLGYRRN; this comes from the coding sequence ATGGATTCCCTTCCCACGCACTCCCGCCGCGCCCTGCTGGGCGCGGGCATCGCGGTCGCCGGCAGTGGCCTGCTGGCCGCCTCCAGCTCCGCCGCCTCCCGCCCCGGGCCGCACGACCGGCACGACGGCCACGACCGGCACGGCGACCACGGCGACCACGGCTCCAACCGGGCCGGCTACGTCGACCCGCGTGGCCCTGAGGTCTCCGCGGCCGAGGCCCGGCGCGGCTCCGGCCCGGTGCGCACGCTGCACGTCAACGCCCGGAAGTCCCGGATCGACATCGGCAGCCGCACCGTCGACACCTGGACGTACGGCGACCGCCTGCCCGGCAAGGAGGTCCGGATCACCGCCGGCGACACCCTCGCGGTGACCCTGTTCAACGACCTGCCGCAGTCCACCACGCTGCACTGGCACGGGATGCACCTGCGCAACGACATGGACGGCGTCCCCGACGTCACCCAGCGCGCGGTCCGGCCCGGCGGCTCCTACCTCTACAGCTTCCGGGTCACCCAGCCCGGCACCTACTGGATGCATCCGCACGTCGGCGTCCAGCAGGACCGCGGGCTGTACGCCCCGCTGATCGTCGAGGACCCCAAGGAGCCGCTGTCGTACGACAAGGAGTGGGTCGTCGTGCTGGACGACTGGCTCGACGGGGTGGACGGCAGCAACCCGGACAACGTGCTCAAGGAACTGAACCACGGCCGGGACCCCATGCACGGCATGAACGGCGACGACGGAGACGGGGACGGCGGCTCGCACGACGGCGGCCACGGGCACGGCGCGGGCCACGACGGGCACGGGCACGACCACGGCTCGGACCACGGCCACCGGCACGACGGCCACGGTCACGGCCGCGGAGAGCACGGACGCCACGGCGACCACAGCGGCCGTGACGACCGGTACGACCGTGACGATCGATACGACCGCTACGACCGGGGCGACTGGATGCCGGACCCGTCGCCGGTGGACATGGAGGAGCTGTCCGAGGCGTTCCGCCGCGGTATGGACTACAGCCGGGCCGGCCTGGACATGGGCTTCATGGGCGCGGACGGCTTCCCCTACGACGACCGGTTCACGGAGGAGCGGGCGAGCCGCGGGGCGTTCCGCCAGCAGCGCGGCCCCGGGCCGGGCCACGGCGGGCCCCCCTCCCGCCTCCTGGACGACAAAGCCCGCAGCACCCTGCTGCGCAGCATGCCGGGCAACATCGACTACCCGTACCACCTCATCAACGGGCGCACGAACCGGCACCCGGAGACCTTCCACGCCCGGCCCGGCGACCGCATCCGCATCCGCTTCATCAACGCGGGCGGCGACACCGCCTACCGGGTCGCGCTGGGCGACCACGACATGACCATCACGCACACCGACGGCAACCCCGTCGAGCACGCCAGGGCCGGCGCGCTGCTGATCGGCATGGCCGAGCGCTACGACGTCGTGGTCACCGCCAAGGACGGCGTCTTCCCGCTGGTCGCGCTCGCCGAGGGCAAGAGCCGCCACGCACTCGCCGTGCTGCGCACCGCGAACGGCCGGGACCCGGACGACAGGTACCGGCTCAGGGAGCTGGACGGGCATGTGATGACCGCCGACAAGCTGCGGGCGCACGAGAGCGTACGGGCCCGGTCCCGGCGGCCGGACCGCACCCTGAACATGCGGCTCACCGGCAACATGCTGCGCTTCAACTGGGCGATCAACGGCCGCCCGTACACCCCGTCCCAGCGCTATCCGGTGGAGCAGGGCGAGCGGGTGCGGCTGGAGTTCCGCAACCTCACCAAGATGTGGCACCCGGTCCACCTGCACGGGCACAGCTTCCGGCTCCCGGACGGCGGGCCGCTCAAGGACACCACGATCGTGCGGCCCGACGAGAACATCGCCGTCGACTTCGACGCCGACAACCCGGGGCTGTGGATGCTGCACTGCCACAACATCTACCACTCGGAGTCGGGGATGATGACGGTCCTCGGCTACCGCCGGAACTGA
- the glnA gene encoding type I glutamate--ammonia ligase, which translates to MDKQQEFVLRTLEERDIRFVRLWFTDVLGFLKSVAVAPAELEQAFDEGIGFDGSAIEGFARVYESDMIAKPDPGTFQILPWRAEAPGTARMFCDILMPDGSPSYADPRYVLKRILAKTSDLGFTFYTHPEIEFFLLKDKPVDGSRPIPGDSSGYFDHTPQNVGMDFRRQAITMLESMGISVEFSHHEGAPGQQEIDLRYADALSTADNIMTFRLVMKQVALEQGVQATFMPKPFSEYPGSGMHTHLSLFEGDRNAFHESGSEYQLSKVGRSFIAGLLKHAGEISAVTNQWVNSYKRIWGGANRTAGAGGEAPSYICWGHNNRSALIRVPMYKPGKMGSTRVEVRSIDSGANPYLTYAVLLAAGLKGIEEGYELPAGADDDVWALSDSERRAMGIEPLPQNLGEAIELMERSELVAETLGEHVFDFFLRNKKQEWEEYRSEVTAFELRKMLPVL; encoded by the coding sequence ATGGACAAGCAGCAGGAGTTTGTGCTCCGGACGCTGGAAGAGCGCGACATTCGCTTCGTCCGGCTGTGGTTCACCGACGTGCTCGGGTTCCTCAAGTCCGTGGCGGTGGCGCCGGCCGAGCTGGAGCAGGCGTTCGACGAGGGCATCGGGTTCGACGGCTCGGCCATCGAGGGATTCGCCCGGGTGTACGAGTCCGACATGATCGCCAAGCCGGACCCCGGCACCTTCCAGATCCTCCCCTGGCGCGCCGAGGCCCCGGGCACCGCCCGGATGTTCTGCGACATCCTGATGCCGGACGGTTCGCCCTCGTACGCCGATCCGCGCTACGTCCTCAAGCGCATCCTCGCCAAGACCTCCGACCTCGGCTTCACCTTCTACACCCACCCCGAGATCGAGTTCTTCCTGCTCAAGGACAAGCCCGTCGACGGCTCCCGGCCGATCCCCGGCGACTCCTCGGGCTACTTCGACCACACCCCGCAGAACGTCGGCATGGACTTCCGCCGCCAGGCGATCACCATGCTGGAGTCGATGGGGATCTCGGTGGAGTTCAGCCACCACGAGGGCGCCCCGGGCCAGCAGGAGATCGATCTGCGGTACGCCGACGCGCTCTCCACCGCGGACAACATCATGACGTTCCGCCTGGTGATGAAGCAGGTCGCGCTGGAGCAGGGCGTGCAGGCCACGTTCATGCCCAAGCCGTTCTCCGAGTACCCGGGTTCGGGCATGCACACCCACCTCTCCCTCTTCGAGGGCGACCGCAACGCCTTCCACGAGTCGGGCTCGGAGTACCAGCTCTCCAAGGTGGGACGCTCCTTCATCGCCGGCCTGCTCAAGCACGCCGGCGAGATCTCCGCCGTCACCAACCAGTGGGTCAACTCCTACAAGCGCATCTGGGGCGGCGCCAACCGCACCGCGGGCGCCGGCGGCGAGGCCCCCTCGTACATCTGCTGGGGCCACAACAACCGCTCCGCGCTGATCCGCGTCCCGATGTACAAGCCCGGCAAGATGGGCTCCACCCGGGTCGAGGTCCGCTCCATCGACTCCGGCGCCAACCCGTACCTGACGTACGCGGTGCTGCTCGCGGCCGGCCTCAAGGGCATCGAGGAGGGCTACGAGCTCCCGGCCGGCGCCGACGACGACGTCTGGGCGCTGTCCGACTCCGAGCGCCGCGCGATGGGCATCGAGCCGCTGCCGCAGAACCTCGGCGAGGCCATCGAGCTGATGGAGCGCAGCGAACTGGTCGCCGAGACGCTGGGCGAGCACGTCTTCGACTTCTTCCTGCGCAACAAGAAGCAGGAGTGGGAGGAGTACCGCTCCGAGGTCACCGCCTTCGAGCTGCGGAAGATGCTGCCGGTGCTCTGA
- a CDS encoding LacI family DNA-binding transcriptional regulator, with translation MTARLADIAAQAGVSEATVSRVLNGKPGVSATTRQSVLAALDVLGYERPVRLRQRSAGLVGLITPELENPIFPAFAQVIGQALTRQGYTPVLATQTPGGSTEDELTEMLVDRGVAGIIFVSGLHADTSADMTRYERLRGQGVPFVLINGFSDKVQAPFVSPDDRAAVQLAVTHLTALGHRRIGLALGPKRFVPVQRKIEGFLRCMREQLDMGPAAAEPFIQHSLYTLEGGQAAAGALIERGATAIVCASDMMALGAIRAARQRGLDVPREISVVGFDDSPLIAFTDPPLTTIRQPVPAMGQAAVRALLEEIGGTPAPHSEFVFHPELVVRGSTASAPKASPVTPTPSTTPTPSTKPATPTKAAKNAKPTKRPKVAKIPRPSRGA, from the coding sequence ATGACCGCCCGGCTGGCCGATATCGCAGCGCAGGCGGGTGTCAGCGAGGCCACCGTCAGCCGGGTTCTCAACGGGAAGCCCGGCGTCTCCGCCACCACCCGCCAGTCCGTGCTGGCCGCCCTCGACGTGCTGGGCTACGAACGCCCGGTGCGGCTGCGGCAGCGCAGCGCCGGCCTGGTCGGGTTGATCACCCCGGAGCTGGAGAACCCCATCTTCCCGGCCTTCGCCCAGGTCATCGGTCAGGCGCTGACCCGCCAGGGCTACACCCCCGTACTGGCCACCCAGACGCCCGGCGGCTCCACCGAGGACGAGCTGACCGAGATGCTGGTGGACCGCGGGGTGGCCGGCATCATCTTCGTCTCCGGGCTGCACGCGGACACCTCCGCCGACATGACGCGCTATGAGCGGCTGCGCGGCCAGGGCGTGCCGTTCGTCCTCATCAACGGCTTCTCCGACAAGGTGCAGGCGCCGTTCGTCTCCCCCGACGACCGCGCCGCGGTGCAGCTGGCCGTCACGCATCTGACCGCGCTGGGCCACCGGCGGATCGGGCTGGCGCTCGGCCCCAAGCGGTTCGTACCGGTCCAGCGGAAGATCGAGGGGTTCCTCCGCTGCATGCGGGAGCAGTTGGACATGGGGCCGGCCGCGGCGGAGCCGTTCATCCAGCACTCCCTCTACACCCTGGAGGGCGGCCAGGCCGCGGCGGGCGCACTGATCGAGCGGGGCGCCACGGCCATCGTCTGCGCCAGCGACATGATGGCGCTGGGGGCGATCCGGGCGGCCCGGCAACGCGGGCTGGACGTCCCGCGGGAGATCTCCGTGGTCGGCTTCGACGACTCCCCGCTGATCGCCTTCACCGACCCTCCGCTGACCACCATCCGCCAGCCGGTGCCCGCCATGGGCCAGGCCGCGGTGCGCGCCCTGCTGGAGGAGATCGGGGGCACTCCGGCACCGCACAGCGAGTTCGTCTTCCATCCCGAGCTGGTGGTGCGCGGTTCGACGGCGTCCGCCCCGAAGGCTTCGCCGGTGACGCCGACGCCATCGACGACACCGACGCCATCGACAAAACCGGCAACACCAACAAAGGCAGCGAAGAACGCAAAGCCGACAAAGCGGCCCAAGGTAGCGAAGATTCCCCGGCCTTCGCGGGGCGCTTAG
- a CDS encoding alpha/beta fold hydrolase: MVRVGGLPLHVLREGRGPLCVLSGGLGMAWFDWDAVAALLAPYRTVVRFDRPGLGLSAAGPRPPGLAAEADRIAQLLDALGHMGPATVVGHSLAGFHAEAFARLHPARCAGLVLVDGSIEEDPRPRLPRAVRTAWAGGLAGALSAAGLPRLLGPAARRLITRASTVGSHPRHGWERAGYRTSRVLRACALENATYPYQAADLAALRRRRPMPAVPVAVLAAYDGSEAPRELRRLERQRALAAELGGHFAVAAPAGHLVMADAPGAVVRAVLDLP, translated from the coding sequence ATGGTGCGGGTGGGCGGTCTGCCGCTGCACGTGCTGCGTGAGGGCCGCGGCCCGCTGTGCGTCCTCAGCGGCGGGCTCGGCATGGCCTGGTTCGACTGGGACGCGGTCGCCGCGCTGCTCGCCCCGTACCGCACCGTCGTCCGGTTCGACCGGCCCGGACTCGGCCTCAGCGCCGCCGGCCCCCGGCCGCCCGGCCTCGCCGCCGAGGCCGACCGGATCGCCCAACTCCTCGACGCGCTGGGCCACATGGGGCCGGCGACGGTCGTCGGGCACTCGCTCGCCGGCTTCCACGCCGAGGCGTTCGCCCGGCTGCACCCGGCCCGCTGCGCCGGTCTGGTCCTGGTCGACGGCAGCATCGAGGAGGACCCGCGGCCCCGCCTGCCGCGCGCGGTCCGCACGGCCTGGGCGGGCGGCCTCGCGGGCGCGCTGTCCGCCGCCGGGCTGCCGCGGCTGCTCGGCCCCGCCGCCCGCCGCCTGATCACCCGCGCCTCGACCGTCGGCAGCCACCCGCGGCACGGGTGGGAGCGCGCCGGATACCGCACCAGCCGGGTCCTGCGGGCGTGCGCCCTGGAGAACGCCACCTACCCGTACCAGGCCGCCGACCTCGCCGCGCTGCGCCGCCGGCGCCCGATGCCCGCCGTCCCGGTCGCCGTCCTGGCGGCCTACGACGGCAGCGAGGCGCCCCGCGAACTGCGCCGGCTGGAGCGCCAGCGGGCCCTGGCGGCGGAACTGGGCGGCCACTTCGCGGTCGCCGCGCCCGCCGGCCACCTGGTGATGGCGGACGCGCCGGGGGCGGTGGTCCGGGCGGTACTGGACCTCCCGTGA
- a CDS encoding bifunctional [glutamine synthetase] adenylyltransferase/[glutamine synthetase]-adenylyl-L-tyrosine phosphorylase has translation MALPAPQGRRSSTFTRLLRHGFTDPSAAGKLLDAPELASVREDSVLLEALGATADPDLALLGLVRLVEAQEPDERQELLATVAAAKPLRDRLLGVMGASEALADHLARHPRDWRSLVTYESVDLHPTTPQFEQALAEGVWGERGADRPRADALRAAYRRCLLGIAARDVCGTTDVAEAAAELADLATATVRAALEIAYEEQPGDAALCRLSVIGMGKCGGRELNYVSDVDVIFVAEPRESAEEAKALQAATRLAARMMRLCSDSTVEGTIWPVDANLRPEGRNGPLVRTLSSHLAYYQRWAKTWEFQALLKARPMAGDVALGQEYVDALSPMVWDVAERENFVADVRQMRRRVVENIPAAQVDRELKLGPGGLRDVEFAVQLLQLVHGRSDATLRSATTLDALASLAAGGYVGRQDAAALDAAYRFLRTLEHRIQLFRLRRTHLMPEDGAELRRLARSLGLRTEPAETLRREWKWHAREVRRLHEKLFYRPLLDAVAHLEPGETRLSAKAAGHRLEALGYADPVGALRHLEALASGVTRKAAIQRTLLPVLLAWFADSADPDAGLLNFRKVSDALGKTPWYLRLLRDEGAAAENLARVLSAGRLAPDLLLRAPEAVALLGAADGLQPRGRAALEQEVLAAVGRADGAEAAVAVARGVRRRELFRTAASDVIGAYGTEFSPADNDHGHAVDTVGSAVSDVNAATVAGALRAAVRERWGDTLPTRFTVIGMGRFGGHELSYGSDADVLFVHEPREGADEHEAAKAAHAVANEMRRLLQIPSSDPPLLIDADLRPEGRSGPLVRSLNSYAAYYRRWSLVWEAQALLRAEPVAGDVELGERFIALIDPLRYPAEGLGDDAVREIRRLKARMESERLPRGADPTTHAKLGRGGLSDVEWTVQLMQMRHGWEIPGLRTTRTRDALAAAHAAGLIGTEDAQTLDEAWVLAARVRNAVMLVRGRPGDTFPADGRELSAVGRYLGYEEGHVGDMVDDYRRITRRARGVMEELFYEG, from the coding sequence ATGGCACTACCCGCTCCGCAGGGACGGCGGAGCAGCACCTTCACCCGGCTGCTGAGGCACGGTTTCACCGACCCCTCGGCCGCCGGAAAGCTGCTCGACGCCCCCGAACTCGCCTCCGTACGCGAGGACTCGGTGCTCCTCGAAGCGCTCGGAGCCACCGCCGACCCCGACCTGGCGCTGCTCGGCCTGGTGCGCCTGGTGGAGGCGCAGGAGCCGGACGAGCGGCAGGAACTGCTGGCCACGGTGGCCGCGGCCAAGCCGCTGCGCGACCGGCTGCTGGGGGTCATGGGCGCCTCCGAGGCGCTCGCCGACCACCTGGCCCGGCACCCGCGGGACTGGCGGTCGCTGGTCACGTACGAGTCGGTCGACCTGCACCCCACCACGCCCCAGTTCGAGCAGGCACTCGCCGAGGGCGTCTGGGGCGAGCGCGGCGCCGACCGGCCGCGTGCGGACGCGCTGCGCGCCGCCTACCGCCGCTGCCTGCTCGGCATCGCGGCCCGCGACGTGTGCGGCACCACCGATGTCGCCGAGGCCGCCGCCGAACTCGCGGACCTGGCCACCGCCACCGTTCGCGCCGCCCTGGAGATCGCCTACGAGGAGCAGCCCGGCGACGCCGCGCTGTGCCGGCTGTCGGTCATCGGCATGGGCAAGTGCGGCGGCCGGGAGCTGAACTACGTCTCGGACGTCGACGTCATCTTCGTCGCCGAGCCCCGGGAGAGCGCCGAGGAGGCCAAGGCGCTCCAGGCCGCGACCCGGCTCGCCGCCCGGATGATGCGGCTGTGCTCGGACAGCACGGTCGAGGGCACCATCTGGCCGGTCGACGCCAACCTGCGTCCCGAAGGCCGCAACGGCCCGCTGGTGCGCACCCTCAGCAGCCACCTCGCCTACTACCAGCGCTGGGCCAAGACCTGGGAGTTCCAGGCGCTGCTCAAGGCCCGTCCGATGGCCGGGGACGTGGCGCTGGGCCAGGAGTACGTCGACGCGCTGTCGCCGATGGTCTGGGACGTCGCCGAGCGGGAGAACTTCGTCGCCGACGTCCGCCAGATGCGCCGCCGGGTCGTCGAGAACATCCCCGCCGCCCAGGTCGACCGCGAGCTCAAGCTCGGCCCCGGCGGGCTGCGCGACGTCGAATTCGCCGTCCAGCTGCTCCAGTTGGTGCACGGCCGCAGCGACGCCACGCTGCGCAGCGCCACCACCCTGGACGCGCTGGCGTCGCTCGCGGCCGGCGGCTACGTGGGCCGCCAGGACGCCGCGGCCCTCGACGCCGCCTACCGCTTCCTGCGCACCCTGGAGCACCGCATCCAGCTCTTCCGGCTGCGCCGCACCCACCTGATGCCGGAGGACGGGGCCGAACTGCGCCGGCTGGCGCGGTCGCTGGGGCTGCGGACCGAACCGGCCGAGACGCTGCGCCGGGAGTGGAAGTGGCACGCCCGCGAGGTGCGCCGGCTGCACGAGAAGCTGTTCTACCGGCCGCTGCTGGACGCCGTCGCCCATCTGGAGCCAGGGGAGACCCGGCTGTCCGCCAAGGCCGCCGGCCACCGCCTGGAGGCGCTGGGCTACGCCGACCCGGTGGGCGCGCTGCGGCATCTGGAGGCGCTGGCGTCCGGGGTGACCCGCAAGGCGGCGATCCAGCGGACGCTGCTGCCGGTGCTGCTCGCCTGGTTCGCGGACTCCGCCGACCCGGACGCCGGACTGCTCAACTTCCGCAAGGTGTCGGACGCGTTGGGCAAGACCCCCTGGTACCTGCGGCTGCTGCGCGACGAGGGCGCCGCCGCCGAGAACCTCGCCCGGGTGCTGTCCGCCGGCCGGCTCGCCCCCGATCTGCTGCTGCGCGCCCCCGAGGCGGTCGCCCTGCTCGGCGCCGCCGACGGGCTCCAGCCGCGCGGCCGGGCCGCCCTGGAGCAGGAGGTGCTGGCCGCGGTGGGCCGCGCGGACGGCGCCGAGGCGGCGGTGGCGGTGGCCCGCGGGGTACGCCGCCGGGAGCTGTTCCGCACCGCCGCGTCGGACGTGATCGGCGCGTACGGTACGGAGTTCAGCCCGGCCGACAACGACCACGGCCATGCCGTCGACACGGTCGGCTCGGCGGTGTCCGACGTCAACGCGGCCACCGTCGCGGGCGCCCTGCGGGCCGCGGTCCGCGAACGGTGGGGCGACACCCTGCCCACCCGCTTCACGGTGATCGGCATGGGCCGCTTCGGCGGCCACGAGCTGAGCTACGGCTCGGACGCCGATGTGCTCTTCGTCCACGAACCGCGCGAGGGCGCCGACGAGCACGAGGCCGCCAAGGCCGCCCACGCGGTCGCCAACGAGATGCGCCGGCTCCTCCAGATCCCCTCCTCCGACCCGCCGTTGCTCATCGACGCGGATCTCCGCCCGGAGGGCAGGTCGGGCCCGCTGGTGCGCAGCCTCAACTCGTACGCGGCGTACTACCGGCGCTGGTCGCTGGTGTGGGAGGCGCAGGCGCTGCTGCGCGCCGAACCGGTCGCCGGGGACGTGGAGCTGGGGGAGCGGTTCATCGCGCTGATCGACCCGCTGCGCTACCCGGCCGAGGGGCTGGGCGACGACGCGGTCCGCGAGATCCGCCGGCTCAAGGCCCGGATGGAGTCCGAGCGGCTGCCCCGCGGCGCGGACCCGACCACCCACGCCAAGCTGGGGCGCGGCGGACTGAGCGACGTCGAGTGGACGGTCCAGCTGATGCAGATGCGGCACGGCTGGGAGATCCCCGGGCTGCGCACCACCCGGACCCGCGACGCGCTGGCCGCCGCGCACGCCGCCGGGCTGATCGGCACCGAGGATGCGCAGACGCTGGACGAGGCATGGGTGCTGGCGGCGCGGGTGCGCAACGCCGTGATGCTGGTCCGCGGCCGTCCCGGCGACACCTTCCCGGCGGACGGCCGGGAGCTGTCGGCGGTGGGCCGCTACCTCGGCTATGAGGAAGGCCACGTCGGGGACATGGTCGACGACTACCGCCGGATCACCCGGCGGGCCCGGGGCGTCATGGAGGAGTTGTTCTACGAGGGCTGA
- a CDS encoding DUF998 domain-containing protein, protein MSVSRTRPATRRLAAALLLLGAVAYTAWVLELVIATGLDPVRAYVSELAAADQPLGGLFRATDLVAGLLVLAGALTALTGPTGPTGSASAERRPWAAAGWGALALFGGATAVDSRLPLSCAPTSDPECAARETAGLVPATHTAHAVSSSLAMLGALAALVLLTAAARRYGNRPVLARFGPPLVLAELAATLWTLAAVAAFSADRGTWALGVGQRLQVLLVALYVALLAGCLARPGDAAARPAPAAPPHPAAPGAPAVTPPVPPIPSTPPRGEP, encoded by the coding sequence ATGTCCGTGAGCCGCACCCGCCCCGCCACCCGCCGCCTCGCCGCCGCGCTCCTGCTGCTCGGCGCGGTCGCGTACACCGCCTGGGTCCTGGAGCTGGTGATCGCCACCGGACTGGACCCGGTGCGGGCGTACGTCAGCGAACTCGCCGCCGCCGACCAGCCGCTCGGCGGCCTCTTCCGCGCCACCGACCTGGTCGCCGGGCTGCTGGTGCTGGCCGGTGCGCTGACCGCGCTGACGGGGCCGACCGGGCCGACCGGTTCGGCATCCGCGGAGCGGCGGCCCTGGGCGGCGGCCGGCTGGGGCGCGCTGGCGCTGTTCGGCGGCGCCACCGCGGTCGATTCCCGGCTGCCGCTGAGCTGCGCGCCGACCAGCGACCCGGAGTGCGCGGCCCGCGAGACCGCCGGGCTGGTCCCGGCCACCCACACCGCGCACGCCGTCAGCAGCTCCCTCGCCATGCTCGGTGCGCTCGCCGCGCTGGTCCTGCTCACCGCGGCCGCCCGCCGCTACGGCAACCGGCCGGTGCTGGCCCGCTTCGGCCCGCCGCTGGTGCTGGCGGAACTCGCCGCCACGCTCTGGACCCTGGCCGCGGTCGCCGCCTTCTCCGCCGACCGCGGCACCTGGGCCCTCGGCGTCGGCCAGCGCCTCCAGGTCCTGCTGGTCGCCCTCTACGTCGCGCTGCTCGCGGGCTGCCTCGCGCGGCCGGGCGACGCCGCGGCCCGCCCCGCGCCCGCGGCGCCCCCGCACCCGGCCGCCCCCGGAGCCCCGGCCGTGACTCCGCCGGTCCCGCCGATTCCGTCGACCCCGCCGCGAGGAGAACCGTGA
- a CDS encoding phosphatase PAP2 family protein, with translation MGETNVRTLDDLSAPPVPSGERADSPAGRGPLAHLRSPRTPRLWFEVLLIAVSYWTYSLIRNAVPEQKAQALKNADWIWRAEHSLGIAVEHTVNHAVNSVTWLIVSMNYYYATLHFIVTIGVLIWLYRWHPGRYAAARLALFATTGVALVGYYFYPLAPPRLMPDGGFVDTVVQHGTWGSMASGNLASMSNQYAAMPSMHIGWSLWCGLAIALLAKPVWARVLGLVYPATTLTVIVSTANHFWLDALGGVLCLAFGVALAFAWYGTLPHRLARHVVPEPELELEPLRA, from the coding sequence ATGGGTGAAACGAATGTGAGGACTCTGGACGACCTGTCGGCCCCCCCGGTGCCCAGCGGGGAGCGCGCGGACAGCCCGGCCGGCAGAGGGCCACTGGCCCATCTGAGGTCCCCTCGCACACCCCGTCTCTGGTTCGAGGTCCTGCTCATCGCGGTCAGCTACTGGACGTACTCGCTCATCCGCAACGCGGTGCCCGAGCAGAAGGCCCAGGCGCTGAAGAACGCCGACTGGATCTGGCGGGCGGAGCACTCGCTGGGCATCGCCGTCGAGCACACCGTCAACCACGCGGTGAACTCGGTGACGTGGCTGATCGTCTCGATGAACTACTACTACGCGACGCTGCACTTCATCGTGACGATCGGCGTGCTGATCTGGCTCTACCGCTGGCATCCGGGGCGGTATGCGGCGGCCCGGCTGGCGCTGTTCGCCACCACCGGTGTCGCACTGGTCGGTTACTACTTCTACCCGCTGGCGCCGCCCCGGCTGATGCCGGACGGCGGTTTCGTCGACACCGTCGTCCAGCACGGGACCTGGGGCTCGATGGCGTCCGGCAACCTCGCCTCGATGTCCAACCAGTACGCCGCGATGCCCTCGATGCACATCGGCTGGTCGCTGTGGTGCGGGCTCGCCATCGCGCTGCTGGCGAAGCCCGTGTGGGCCCGGGTGCTGGGGCTGGTCTACCCGGCCACGACGCTGACGGTCATCGTCTCGACCGCCAACCACTTCTGGCTGGACGCGCTGGGCGGGGTGCTGTGCCTGGCCTTCGGCGTCGCGCTGGCCTTCGCCTGGTACGGGACGCTGCCGCACCGGCTGGCGCGGCACGTGGTGCCGGAGCCGGAGCTGGAACTGGAGCCGCTCCGGGCGTGA